A genomic window from Camelina sativa cultivar DH55 chromosome 2, Cs, whole genome shotgun sequence includes:
- the LOC104742237 gene encoding calmodulin-binding transcription activator 2 isoform X1, with protein MADRGSFGFAPRLDIKQLLSEAQHRWLRPAEICEILRNHQKFHIASEPPNRPPSGSLFLFDRKVLRYFRKDGHNWRKKKDGKTVKEAHEKLKVGSIDVLHCYYAHGEDNENFQRRCYWMLEQDLMHIVFVHYLEVKGNRMSTGGTKENHSNSLSGTGSVNVDSTATRSSILSPLCEDADSGDSRQASSSLQPNPEPQTVVPQIIHHQNASTMNSYNTASVLGNPDGWTSAPGIGILSQVHGIRVKESDSQRSGDVPAWDASFENSLARYQNLPYNAPLTQTQPLQNQVNWQMPVQESVPLQKWPMDSHSGMTDTTDLALFGQRGHENMGTFSSLLGSQNQQPSSFQAPFTNNEAAYIPKVGPEDLIYEASANQTLPLRKALLKKEDSLKKVDSFSRWVSKELGEMEDLQMQSSSGGIAWTSVEYETAAAGSSLSPSLSEHQRFTMIDFWPKWTQTDSEVEVMVIGTFLLSPQEVNSYSWSCMFGEVEVPAEILVDGVLCCHAPPHEVGRVPFYITCSDRFSCSEVREFDFLPGSTRKLNATDIYGANTIEASLHLRFESLLALRSSVEEHHIFENVGEKRRKISKIMLLKDEKESLLPGTVEKDLTELEAKERLIREEFEDKLYLWLIHKVTEEGKGPNILDEDGQGVLHLAAALGYDWGIKPILAAGVSINFRDANGWSALHWAAFSGREDTVAVLVSLGADAGALADPSPEHPLGKTAADLAYGNGHRGISGFLAESSLTSYLEKLTVDAKENSSADSSGAKAVLTVAERTATPMSYGDVPETLSMKDSLTAVLNATQAADRLHQVFRMQSFQRKQLSELGGDNEFDISDELAVSFAAAKTKKPGHSNGAVHAAAVQIQKKYRGWKKRKEFLLIRQRIVKIQAHVRGHQVRKQYRAIIWSVGLLEKIILRWRRKGSGLRGFKRDTITKPAEPVCPAPQEDDYDFLKEGRKQTEERLQKALTRVKSMAQYPEARAQYRRLLTVVEGFRENEASSSSSALKNNNSNTEEAANYNEEDDLIDIDSLLDDDSFMSLAFE; from the exons ATGGCGGATCGCGGATCTTTCGGATTTGCTCCTCGATTAG ATATCAAGCAGTTGTTGTCAGAAGCACAACACAGGTGGCTGAGACCTGCTGAGATTTGTGAAATTCTTCGGAATCATCAAAAGTTTCATATTGCCTCCGAGCCTCCCAACCGACCACCCA GTGGTTCACTCTTTCTCTTTGATAGGAAGGTGCTCAGATATTTCCGAAAAGATGGGCACAactggaggaagaagaaagatgggaaAACGGTTAAAGAGGCTCACGAAAAGCTGAAG GTAGGAAGCATTGATGTGTTACATTGTTACTACGCCCATGGAGAAGATAATGAGAACTTCCAGAGGCGGTGCTACTGGATGCTTGAACA GGATCTGATGCATATTGTTTTTGTTCACTACTTGGAGGTTAAG GGTAACCGGATGAGTACCGGTGGAACTAAAGAAAACCATTCAAATTCGTTGAGTGGCACCGGCTCTGTAAATGTTGATTCAACAGCAACCCGATCCAGCATATTGTCACCATTATGTGAAGATGCTGATTCTG GGGATAGTCGTCAAGCAAGTTCCAGTTTGCAACCAAATCCTGAACCTCAGACTGTTGTTCCTCAGATAATACATCATCAGAATGCTAGCACAATGAATTCTTATAATACGGCCTCTGTTTTGG GAAATCCAGATGGTTGGACGTCAGCTCCTGGCATTGGAATTCTTTCGCAGGTTCATGGGATCAGAGTAAAAGAAAGTGACTCCCAAAGATCAGGTGATGTCCCAGCATGGGATGCTTCCTTTGAGAATTCATTGGCAAGATACCAGAATCTACCTTATAATGCTCCGTTGACTCAGACACAGCCTCTTCAAAATCAAGTAAATTGGCAG ATGCCTGTTCAGGAAAGCGTGCCATTGCAAAAATGGCCCATGGATTCGCATTCTGGTATGACTGATACTACCGATCTTGCCTTATTTGGGCAAAGAGGGCATGAAAATATGGGGACATTTTCCAGTCTTCTTGGCAGTCAAAATCAGCAGCCTAGTAGTTTTCAAGCTCCTTTTACTAATAATGAAGCCGCATATATACCTAAAGTAGGCCCGGAGGATCTTATATATGAAGCAAGTGCAAACCAAACGCTACCTCTTAGAAAAGCATTGTTAAAAAAAGAGGATAGTTTGAAAAAGGTTGACAGCTTTTCTCGGTGGGTTAGTAAAGAACTTGGGGAGATGGAGGACTTGCAGATGCAGTCTTCGTCTGGAGGTATTGCATGGACTTCTGTTGAATATGAAACTGCAGCAGCTGGGTCTTCCTTAAGTCCTTCTCTGTCCGAGCATCAGCGCTTCACTATGATCGACTTTTGGCCCAAATGGACTCAGACAGACTCAGAAGTTGAG GTAATGGTTATTGGGACATTTCTGTTGAGTCCTCAGGAAGTAAATAGCTACAGCTGGTCATGCATGTTTGGAGAAGTGGAGGTTCCAGCTGAGATATTAGTAGATGGTGTTCTTTGTTGTCACGCTCCGCCACATGAAGTCGGTCGAGTCCCATTCTATATTACATGTTCTGACAGATTCTCTTGCAGTGAAGTACGAGAATTCGATTTCCTTCCTGGATCTACCAGAAAGTTAAATGCTACTGATATTTATGGTGCCAATACAATTGAAGCATCGCTTCATTTGCGGTTTGAAAGTTTGCTGGCTCTCAGATCTTCTGTTGAGGAACACcatatatttgaaaatgttGGGGAGAAACGAAGAAAAATCAGCAAAATCATGTTGCTAAAGGATGAGAAAGAGTCGCTTCTTCCCGGAACAGTTGAGAAAGATTTAACAGAGCTGGAAGCAAAAGAGCGACTGATTAGGGAAGAGTTTGAAGATAAGTTATATCTTTGGCTCATCCATAAGGTGACTGAAGAGGGCAAGGGTCCGAATATATTAGATGAAGATGGACAGGGTGTTCTACATCTTGCCGCAGCGCTTGGGTACGATTGGGGGATAAAGCCAATATTAGCAGCAGGAGTGAGCATCAACTTCCGCGATGCAAATGGGTGGTCTGCTCTTCATTGGGCTGCATTCAGTGGCAG AGAGGATACTGTCGCTGTACTTGTCTCTCTGGGTGCTGATGCTGGAGCTTTGGCGGACCCATCTCCAGAACATCCTTTGGGTAAAACAGCTGCGGACTTGGCTTATGGAAATGGACACAGGGGAATATCGGGTTTCCTTGCAGAGTCATCCCTCACTAGCTACCTTGAAAAGCTAACAGTGGACGCTAAAGAAAACAGCTCCGCTGACTCCTCTGGAGCAAAAGCTGTTCTAACAGTAGCTGAGCGAACAGCTACGCCTATGAGTTATGGTGATGTACCAGAAACACTTTCGATGAAGGATTCACTTACTGCTGTCCTTAATGCTACACAAGCAGCTGATCGTCTTCATCAAGTGTTCAGGATGCAGTCGTTCCAGCGGAAACAGCTCTCTGAACTTGGTGGTGACAACGAATTTGATATATCCGACGAGTTAGCTGTTTCTTTTGCAGCTGCGAAGACTAAGAAGCCAGGGCACAGTAATGGTGCTGTTCATGCTGCTGCAGTTCAAATCCAGAAAAAATATCGTGgttggaagaagagaaaggagttCCTTCTGATCCGACAAAGAATCGTCAAGATTCAG GCTCATGTGAGAGGGCATCAAGTCCGGAAACAATACCGAGCCATTATTTGGTCCGTAGGATTACTTGAGAAAATCATATTGCGATGGAGGCGTAAAGGTAGTGGCTTACGCGGTTTCAAACGGGATACAATCACCAAGCCAGCGGAACCTGTATGTCCTGCCCCACAAGAAGATGACTATGATTTTCTCAAGGAAGGAAGGAAACAAACAGAGGAAAGGCTTCAAAAGGCTCTAACCCGAGTGAAGTCTATGGCTCAATATCCAGAGGCAAGGGCTCAATACCGTAGACTATTGACTGTCGTAGAAGGCTTCCGTGAGAACGAG GCTTCTTCTTCTAGCTCAGCATTGAAAAACAACAATAGCAACACAGAGGAAGCTGCAAATTACAACGAGGAAGACGATTTAATCGACATTGATTCTCTTCTGGATGACGACAGTTTCATGTCTCTTGCATTTGAATAA
- the LOC104742237 gene encoding calmodulin-binding transcription activator 2 isoform X2 — translation MADRGSFGFAPRLDIKQLLSEAQHRWLRPAEICEILRNHQKFHIASEPPNRPPSGSLFLFDRKVLRYFRKDGHNWRKKKDGKTVKEAHEKLKVGSIDVLHCYYAHGEDNENFQRRCYWMLEQDLMHIVFVHYLEVKGNRMSTGGTKENHSNSLSGTGSVNVDSTATRSSILSPLCEDADSGDSRQASSSLQPNPEPQTVVPQIIHHQNASTMNSYNTASVLGNPDGWTSAPGIGILSQVHGIRVKESDSQRSGDVPAWDASFENSLARYQNLPYNAPLTQTQPLQNQVNWQESVPLQKWPMDSHSGMTDTTDLALFGQRGHENMGTFSSLLGSQNQQPSSFQAPFTNNEAAYIPKVGPEDLIYEASANQTLPLRKALLKKEDSLKKVDSFSRWVSKELGEMEDLQMQSSSGGIAWTSVEYETAAAGSSLSPSLSEHQRFTMIDFWPKWTQTDSEVEVMVIGTFLLSPQEVNSYSWSCMFGEVEVPAEILVDGVLCCHAPPHEVGRVPFYITCSDRFSCSEVREFDFLPGSTRKLNATDIYGANTIEASLHLRFESLLALRSSVEEHHIFENVGEKRRKISKIMLLKDEKESLLPGTVEKDLTELEAKERLIREEFEDKLYLWLIHKVTEEGKGPNILDEDGQGVLHLAAALGYDWGIKPILAAGVSINFRDANGWSALHWAAFSGREDTVAVLVSLGADAGALADPSPEHPLGKTAADLAYGNGHRGISGFLAESSLTSYLEKLTVDAKENSSADSSGAKAVLTVAERTATPMSYGDVPETLSMKDSLTAVLNATQAADRLHQVFRMQSFQRKQLSELGGDNEFDISDELAVSFAAAKTKKPGHSNGAVHAAAVQIQKKYRGWKKRKEFLLIRQRIVKIQAHVRGHQVRKQYRAIIWSVGLLEKIILRWRRKGSGLRGFKRDTITKPAEPVCPAPQEDDYDFLKEGRKQTEERLQKALTRVKSMAQYPEARAQYRRLLTVVEGFRENEASSSSSALKNNNSNTEEAANYNEEDDLIDIDSLLDDDSFMSLAFE, via the exons ATGGCGGATCGCGGATCTTTCGGATTTGCTCCTCGATTAG ATATCAAGCAGTTGTTGTCAGAAGCACAACACAGGTGGCTGAGACCTGCTGAGATTTGTGAAATTCTTCGGAATCATCAAAAGTTTCATATTGCCTCCGAGCCTCCCAACCGACCACCCA GTGGTTCACTCTTTCTCTTTGATAGGAAGGTGCTCAGATATTTCCGAAAAGATGGGCACAactggaggaagaagaaagatgggaaAACGGTTAAAGAGGCTCACGAAAAGCTGAAG GTAGGAAGCATTGATGTGTTACATTGTTACTACGCCCATGGAGAAGATAATGAGAACTTCCAGAGGCGGTGCTACTGGATGCTTGAACA GGATCTGATGCATATTGTTTTTGTTCACTACTTGGAGGTTAAG GGTAACCGGATGAGTACCGGTGGAACTAAAGAAAACCATTCAAATTCGTTGAGTGGCACCGGCTCTGTAAATGTTGATTCAACAGCAACCCGATCCAGCATATTGTCACCATTATGTGAAGATGCTGATTCTG GGGATAGTCGTCAAGCAAGTTCCAGTTTGCAACCAAATCCTGAACCTCAGACTGTTGTTCCTCAGATAATACATCATCAGAATGCTAGCACAATGAATTCTTATAATACGGCCTCTGTTTTGG GAAATCCAGATGGTTGGACGTCAGCTCCTGGCATTGGAATTCTTTCGCAGGTTCATGGGATCAGAGTAAAAGAAAGTGACTCCCAAAGATCAGGTGATGTCCCAGCATGGGATGCTTCCTTTGAGAATTCATTGGCAAGATACCAGAATCTACCTTATAATGCTCCGTTGACTCAGACACAGCCTCTTCAAAATCAAGTAAATTGGCAG GAAAGCGTGCCATTGCAAAAATGGCCCATGGATTCGCATTCTGGTATGACTGATACTACCGATCTTGCCTTATTTGGGCAAAGAGGGCATGAAAATATGGGGACATTTTCCAGTCTTCTTGGCAGTCAAAATCAGCAGCCTAGTAGTTTTCAAGCTCCTTTTACTAATAATGAAGCCGCATATATACCTAAAGTAGGCCCGGAGGATCTTATATATGAAGCAAGTGCAAACCAAACGCTACCTCTTAGAAAAGCATTGTTAAAAAAAGAGGATAGTTTGAAAAAGGTTGACAGCTTTTCTCGGTGGGTTAGTAAAGAACTTGGGGAGATGGAGGACTTGCAGATGCAGTCTTCGTCTGGAGGTATTGCATGGACTTCTGTTGAATATGAAACTGCAGCAGCTGGGTCTTCCTTAAGTCCTTCTCTGTCCGAGCATCAGCGCTTCACTATGATCGACTTTTGGCCCAAATGGACTCAGACAGACTCAGAAGTTGAG GTAATGGTTATTGGGACATTTCTGTTGAGTCCTCAGGAAGTAAATAGCTACAGCTGGTCATGCATGTTTGGAGAAGTGGAGGTTCCAGCTGAGATATTAGTAGATGGTGTTCTTTGTTGTCACGCTCCGCCACATGAAGTCGGTCGAGTCCCATTCTATATTACATGTTCTGACAGATTCTCTTGCAGTGAAGTACGAGAATTCGATTTCCTTCCTGGATCTACCAGAAAGTTAAATGCTACTGATATTTATGGTGCCAATACAATTGAAGCATCGCTTCATTTGCGGTTTGAAAGTTTGCTGGCTCTCAGATCTTCTGTTGAGGAACACcatatatttgaaaatgttGGGGAGAAACGAAGAAAAATCAGCAAAATCATGTTGCTAAAGGATGAGAAAGAGTCGCTTCTTCCCGGAACAGTTGAGAAAGATTTAACAGAGCTGGAAGCAAAAGAGCGACTGATTAGGGAAGAGTTTGAAGATAAGTTATATCTTTGGCTCATCCATAAGGTGACTGAAGAGGGCAAGGGTCCGAATATATTAGATGAAGATGGACAGGGTGTTCTACATCTTGCCGCAGCGCTTGGGTACGATTGGGGGATAAAGCCAATATTAGCAGCAGGAGTGAGCATCAACTTCCGCGATGCAAATGGGTGGTCTGCTCTTCATTGGGCTGCATTCAGTGGCAG AGAGGATACTGTCGCTGTACTTGTCTCTCTGGGTGCTGATGCTGGAGCTTTGGCGGACCCATCTCCAGAACATCCTTTGGGTAAAACAGCTGCGGACTTGGCTTATGGAAATGGACACAGGGGAATATCGGGTTTCCTTGCAGAGTCATCCCTCACTAGCTACCTTGAAAAGCTAACAGTGGACGCTAAAGAAAACAGCTCCGCTGACTCCTCTGGAGCAAAAGCTGTTCTAACAGTAGCTGAGCGAACAGCTACGCCTATGAGTTATGGTGATGTACCAGAAACACTTTCGATGAAGGATTCACTTACTGCTGTCCTTAATGCTACACAAGCAGCTGATCGTCTTCATCAAGTGTTCAGGATGCAGTCGTTCCAGCGGAAACAGCTCTCTGAACTTGGTGGTGACAACGAATTTGATATATCCGACGAGTTAGCTGTTTCTTTTGCAGCTGCGAAGACTAAGAAGCCAGGGCACAGTAATGGTGCTGTTCATGCTGCTGCAGTTCAAATCCAGAAAAAATATCGTGgttggaagaagagaaaggagttCCTTCTGATCCGACAAAGAATCGTCAAGATTCAG GCTCATGTGAGAGGGCATCAAGTCCGGAAACAATACCGAGCCATTATTTGGTCCGTAGGATTACTTGAGAAAATCATATTGCGATGGAGGCGTAAAGGTAGTGGCTTACGCGGTTTCAAACGGGATACAATCACCAAGCCAGCGGAACCTGTATGTCCTGCCCCACAAGAAGATGACTATGATTTTCTCAAGGAAGGAAGGAAACAAACAGAGGAAAGGCTTCAAAAGGCTCTAACCCGAGTGAAGTCTATGGCTCAATATCCAGAGGCAAGGGCTCAATACCGTAGACTATTGACTGTCGTAGAAGGCTTCCGTGAGAACGAG GCTTCTTCTTCTAGCTCAGCATTGAAAAACAACAATAGCAACACAGAGGAAGCTGCAAATTACAACGAGGAAGACGATTTAATCGACATTGATTCTCTTCTGGATGACGACAGTTTCATGTCTCTTGCATTTGAATAA